The Alkalihalophilus pseudofirmus nucleotide sequence GTAAAATCTAAGGAGTGCAATAAACATGTTACTTGAAGCAGATGTGAAAGCCCAACTTAATGAGTACCTGAAACTCCTAGAAGGCGATATCCTTCTTAAAGTGAGTGCAGGTGACGATTCCGTATCAAAAGATATGCTTGCACTAGTTGATGAGCTAGCATCCATGTCCTCTAAGATCTCTGTTAGACAAGCAGAGCTTGAGAGAACACCTAGCTTTAGTGTAAACCGTATAGGAGAAGAGACAGGCGTTACATTTGCTGGTATTCCTTTAGGGCACGAGTTTACATCACTCGTGCTCGCTTTACTGCAAGTAAGCGGTAGAGCTCCAAAAGTTGATCAAAGCGTCATTGACCAGATCAAAAACATGGACGGGGAATATCACTTTGAAACGTATGTCAGCCTAAGCTGCCATAACTGTCCTGATGTTGTTCAAGCACTGAATATGATGAGTGTCCTAAACCCTGGTATCACTCACACGATGATTGACGGTGCAGCATTTAAAGAAGAAGTAGAATCGAAAAATGTCATGGCTGTTCCTGCTGTCTATTTAGACGGTGAGTTCTTTAGCGGCGGACGCATTTCACTAGAAGAAATTTTAGCAAAATTGGGAACAGGTCCTGATGCTGCTGAACTTTCAAATAAAGATCCTTATGATGTTCTTGTTGTTGGCGGCGGTCCTGCAGGGGCAAGTGCAGCGATCTATGCAGCACGTAAAGGGATCCGCACAGGTATAGTTGCTGAACGTTTCGGCGGACAAGTCCTTGATACAATGAGCATCGAGAACTTTATTAGTGTGAAAAGCACAGAAGGTCCAAAGCTTGCAGCAAGCCTTGAAGAGCACGTAAAAGAGTACAACATTGATATTATGAACTTACAACGTGCGAAGAACCTTGAGAAAAACGACTTATTTGAGCTTGAGCTTGAAAATGGGGCTGTACTGAAAAGTAAGAGCGTCATTGTATCAACTGGGGCTCGCTGGCGTAATGTTGGCGTTCCAGGCGAACAAGAGTTCAAGAACAAAGGTGTCGCATATTGCCCTCACTGCGATGGTCCTCTATTTGAAGGAAAAGATGTTGCAGTTATCGGCGGCGGTAACTCAGGAATTGAAGCAGCAATTGACCTTGCTGGAATTGTAAACCACGTAACTGTCCTTGAATTCATGGCTGAACTAAAAGCGGATGAAGTCCTTCAAAAACGCTTATACAGCTTACCGAATGTAACGGTAGTGAAAAATGTTCAGACAAAAGAAATCACTGGTACAGACAGCGTAAATGGTATTACGTACATCGACCGTGAAACGGAAGAAGAGCATCATGTTGAATTAGCAGGTGTCTTCGTTCAAATCGGTCTGGTACCAAATACAGACTGGTTAGACGGTTTTGTTGAACGCAACCGTATGGGTGAGATCATGGTTGATAAGAGCGGTGCTACAACCGTTCCTGGCCTCTTCGCTGCAGGAGACTGCACAGACGGTCCTTACAACCAAATCATTATCTCAATGGGCTCAGGTGCGAATGCATCACTAGCAGCGTTTGATTATTTAATCAGGAATTGAATAAATGTATAAAAAACAGGCATCGAGTACATTCGATGCCTGTTTTTTTTGCTTATAAGCACTTCCCCCTATTTTTGTCTTGCAGATTAAAGAATAATAACTGATATACTATAGTAAATAGTAAATAAGATAATGTTTAATTAAATGCTTTTCTCTTTATTTATAAGCTAGAATGTTAAGGCTAAAAAGTTGATGAACTTATATATTTAAAAATAATACAGCAAGTGCACTAATTTAATAATAAAAGGAGAGTAAAATGACAAATCCTCTTACCGTCATAAAAGGACATTTATCAAAATTAACAAATGCTCAACGTATCATTGCTGATTATATATTAAAAAACTCTTCAGAAGTAGCTTTTCTAACTATTCATGATTTAGCTCAACGTGTGAATACGAGCTCAACGACGATCATGCGACTAATGTCTAATTTAGGCTATTCAGGATACAGTGAATTTCAAAAAGGTTTGCAAAAGTTAATACGAGATCAAACTGCTCCTCAAACCCGTTTAGAAATTAATTTAGAGAACGTTAATAAAGATGATTTATGGGGCAATACAATTAATCATCACCTTTATCAGATTCAAAAAGTAATGGAGCAAATGCCTAAATCACAGTTGGATGAAGTTGTAAAAAAAATAACTTCTTCGAGACAAGTCATTTGTACAAGTGTTCGAAGCGGACTTCCAATTGGTCAATATCTAACTCATGGGTTGAATAGGACATTAGGGAATTGCCGCCTAGTCATTGCAGACACTAGTGATTGGGTAGATGAAATCATCACAATGAAATCAGAAGACTTAATAATCGCCACAAGTTTTCCTCGTTATGCAAAGCGAATCATTGATTTCGTAAAAGCAGCCAAATGTCACGGGGTACAGATTGTAGCCATAACAGATAGTTACTCATCTCCAATTGCTGAATACGCTGACATCGTTTTACCTTGTGATTCTGATAGTCTTGCATTTCATAATTCTCCTATTGTTGCAATGATAGTGGCAGACTATCTTATTAATGCCACAGCTATTGGACAATCAGAAGAGACAAGAAAGCGTTTAGATAAAATAAATGAAATGCTAAAAGATATGAATTACCATTATTAAAACACCAATAAATAATTAAAAAAGCTTTTCAAAAGACACAATAAAGTCTTTTGAAAAGCTTTTTTAATTATCAAAATGTAAGGGTTTACTTTTATTAATCGGATTGATATAGTAATAAATATTACTTAAATAATAATTTTGGTAATAAATATTACTTGAGGTGATGGACATGAACAGCTCACAACATTCTGATAGTTCTCAGCTTTTATCGCGTATAAAAAAAATTGGCTCTACCGTATTTGCGGACGTAATGGATAATCAGAATACAATGGATTACCGCGTGAAACCTGTAAATTTTTTAGAACCTTTAGTAGGACGTGTAAGAACCGTTTCAGTACCTAAAGGTGACAATTTGCTTTTACATCATGCAATCTATCAAGCAGAGCCTAACGATATTATCATCGTCAACGGTCAAAGTTTTACTGGGGCTGCATATTTAGGAGAGCTTATGGCAGGTGCAGCAGAAGCATTAGGAATAAAAGGGATTATTATTGATGGGCTTGTTCGTGATAAACGGGAGCTTCGTCAATTAAATATCCAAATTTATGCTAAAGGATTTTCACCATCCGGTCCAAGTAAAGAAGGACCAGGTTCATTTGATACTACAATTACTTGCGCGGGCACCATTGTATCCCCCTATGATTTCGTAATTGCAGATCAGGATGGAGTGGTTGTCGTTCCTCAACAGAATGTTGAAGAAATCGTGGAAAAAGCAGAAAAGAAATTAGCGTATGAATTAAATCGATTAGAGACAATCAATATTTATAAAAAGCAAAATAAACAAGACAAGTCAGACATTGAGCCGAAATGGCTACAAGACAAATTAAAGAAACTTAATTTATAAATTATATACCTCAATACCTCAAACCTAGTAACTAGAGAGAAAGGTGATGAAAATGAATATTGGCTTTATCGGATTTGGTGAAGTAGGCTTCGAAATGTCTAAAGGTTTTTATAGCCAAGGCAAGAATTTAAATCTATTTGTTTATGATCATTTATACAAAAACATAGAAACAAAGTATAGGGCAGAGAAAGTGCAGGCAGCTCTTTTTGATGAGCCGTTAAAAGTAGTACAACAAGAACTAAATATTTTATTTGTGGCAGTTCCTGCTTCATATTCATCTGAAGCATGGAATTCCATCTTGCCAGGGCTTAATAAAAACACTTTATGTGTAGATCTTTCAACAGCCTCTTCAGAAACCAAACAGAGAATTTGTAAAGAATTGAGCAACAAAGATATTACTTTTATAGATGCTGCCATAATGGGTCCACTCAAAGGAAACCAACATAAAGTTCCTATGATCGTAAGCGGCATCGGGGCAAAGGAATTTATAAAATGGGGAAAAACCTTTGAAATGAATCTCTCTTATGTTAGTGAGTTGGCAGGAGATGCAACCAATATCAAATTCATCAGAAGCATTTTTACAAAAGGCCTTTCTACCCTTCTCTTTGAAGTGATGGAGATAGCAGATAAATTAAATTTAGATGATACTATTTTAGATTCAATAACTAAAACTATTGATAAAGAACCTTTTGAAAATGTAATTAATCGATTAATTACAGGTAATGTCCTGCATTCAGAAAGACGTATCAAAGAAATGGATAATGTTATTG carries:
- a CDS encoding RraA family protein, yielding MNSSQHSDSSQLLSRIKKIGSTVFADVMDNQNTMDYRVKPVNFLEPLVGRVRTVSVPKGDNLLLHHAIYQAEPNDIIIVNGQSFTGAAYLGELMAGAAEALGIKGIIIDGLVRDKRELRQLNIQIYAKGFSPSGPSKEGPGSFDTTITCAGTIVSPYDFVIADQDGVVVVPQQNVEEIVEKAEKKLAYELNRLETINIYKKQNKQDKSDIEPKWLQDKLKKLNL
- a CDS encoding NAD(P)-binding domain-containing protein — translated: MNIGFIGFGEVGFEMSKGFYSQGKNLNLFVYDHLYKNIETKYRAEKVQAALFDEPLKVVQQELNILFVAVPASYSSEAWNSILPGLNKNTLCVDLSTASSETKQRICKELSNKDITFIDAAIMGPLKGNQHKVPMIVSGIGAKEFIKWGKTFEMNLSYVSELAGDATNIKFIRSIFTKGLSTLLFEVMEIADKLNLDDTILDSITKTIDKEPFENVINRLITGNVLHSERRIKEMDNVIDFMLNNHVEAEMTKATRNKLITITNSSIKEKFHGKAPLHWKEVMQKINET
- the ahpF gene encoding alkyl hydroperoxide reductase subunit F; translated protein: MLLEADVKAQLNEYLKLLEGDILLKVSAGDDSVSKDMLALVDELASMSSKISVRQAELERTPSFSVNRIGEETGVTFAGIPLGHEFTSLVLALLQVSGRAPKVDQSVIDQIKNMDGEYHFETYVSLSCHNCPDVVQALNMMSVLNPGITHTMIDGAAFKEEVESKNVMAVPAVYLDGEFFSGGRISLEEILAKLGTGPDAAELSNKDPYDVLVVGGGPAGASAAIYAARKGIRTGIVAERFGGQVLDTMSIENFISVKSTEGPKLAASLEEHVKEYNIDIMNLQRAKNLEKNDLFELELENGAVLKSKSVIVSTGARWRNVGVPGEQEFKNKGVAYCPHCDGPLFEGKDVAVIGGGNSGIEAAIDLAGIVNHVTVLEFMAELKADEVLQKRLYSLPNVTVVKNVQTKEITGTDSVNGITYIDRETEEEHHVELAGVFVQIGLVPNTDWLDGFVERNRMGEIMVDKSGATTVPGLFAAGDCTDGPYNQIIISMGSGANASLAAFDYLIRN
- a CDS encoding MurR/RpiR family transcriptional regulator, whose amino-acid sequence is MTNPLTVIKGHLSKLTNAQRIIADYILKNSSEVAFLTIHDLAQRVNTSSTTIMRLMSNLGYSGYSEFQKGLQKLIRDQTAPQTRLEINLENVNKDDLWGNTINHHLYQIQKVMEQMPKSQLDEVVKKITSSRQVICTSVRSGLPIGQYLTHGLNRTLGNCRLVIADTSDWVDEIITMKSEDLIIATSFPRYAKRIIDFVKAAKCHGVQIVAITDSYSSPIAEYADIVLPCDSDSLAFHNSPIVAMIVADYLINATAIGQSEETRKRLDKINEMLKDMNYHY